The DNA sequence GGCAGCAGGTCGCTTCGCTGGAAGCGCGCGTCGAGGAGCTCAAGAAACCACCGGAGCGGCTCGAGGACCTCGACGAACGGATGCAGCGGACGGTCACGCTCGCGCAGGCCCGCGCGGACGAGATCGTCAAGCGCGCCGAGGCCGCCGCGGAGAAGACGTGGGCGGGCTCGACCGAGGCGTCGACGAAGCTGCGTGAGCGGTACACGAAGCTGGTCGCGGAGCTGGACAAGCAGGCCGACCTGCTGCACTCCGAGCACGAGAACGCGCTGGCGGAGACGCGCGCCGAGGTGCAGCGGCTGACCGTCGAGGCGGCCCAGCGGCGGGAGCTGCTCGACAACGAGGCGGAGCGGAAGCGGCGGAAGCTCGAGCGCGAGTTCGAGGCGTCCCAGACGGCGCAGAAGACGGCGCTGGAGAAGCACATCGCCGACCAGCGCACGGCGAGCAAGAACCAGGCCGAGCGCCGCATCGCCGAGGCGACGGCGGAGGCCAAGCGGCGGCTCGACGAGGCGACGGCGGAAGCCAAGCGCCGCCTCGACGAGGCGACCACCCAGGCAGCCCAGCGCACGACGGTGGCGAACCGCAAGGTCGAGCGGCTGGCGGAGATCCGCGAGCAGGCCCGCAAGAGCCTGGCGATGGCGGAGGACATCCTCAACCGCAGCGAGACCCAGCTGGCGACCCTGCCGGAAGAAGCGGTGATCCCCCAGGCGTCCAAGCTGGTGGGCGGCGACCCGGAATCGGCCACGACGCCGTCCGCGCCGGTGGTCCCGGTGGTGCAGCCGCAGATCCCGGCGAAGCCCGCGGTGAAGGCGGCCCCGGCCGCCAAGCCCGCGCCCGTGGCGAAGCCGGGCAACTCGAACGGCCCGGCCACGAAGCCCGCGAACGGCAACGGCGCCAAGCCGCTCTCCCCGACGGCGAGCAAGCCCGGCTCCTGACGCTTCCCCAAGCGCCCCAATGTGGCGTTCGGTGCGTCTGACGCACCGAACGCCACATTGGGTGCGCTGGACGCAACCAACGCCACATTGGGGCGCTTTACTTGCGGGCGGTACGGGGCCAGGGGTTGGCCGCTTCCAGCTGGGCGGCCAGGCCCAGCAGGAGGGACTCGCCGCCGGGGCGGGTCACCAGCTGGACCGACGTCGGCAGGCCGGACACGACGGACCGGCCCACCGGGACCGTGATCGCCGGGTAGCCCGCGAAGTTCCACTGGCCGGTGAAGCCGGCCAAGCGCGTCGACGGCAGGACGTTCGTCAGCCACCGCTTCTCGTGCCAGCGGCCCGCCTTCACCGGCCAGTGCGACAGCGTCGGCGTCATCAGGACGTCGTGCTCCTCGAAGTACTCAGCCGCGCGCGAGAGCCAGTTCTGCCGCGTCCGCTCGCGGATCAGGCCCGCGCGCTCGACCAGCCGTCCCGCGCGGACGTGCGCGCGGGTCCGCCGCTGCAGCCGCGGGAAGTCGAACTCACGGGCCTGGGCGGCGGGGCCGGCCAGCCAGCGGGCCGTCATGCCCAGGACCATCGTCGCCGGGTAGCGCGGGGCCGACGACGTCAGCGCGTGCCCCGCCGCCGAGAGGTGGCCCGCCGCGGTCGAGACGGCCGCGACCAGCTCCTTCGGCACCGGCGTGTGCAGCAGCGGGACCGTCGTCGACGTCCCGATGCGCGCCGGGGCGGGCGAAGGCACCGAAGCCAGTGTGGGATCCGAAGCCAGCACCGAGAGCAGCACCGCCGTGTCGGCGACCGTCGTGGCCAGCGGGCCGTGCACCGACATGCCGAACCAGCCGCCCTCGGCCAGCAGGTCCGCGCCCGGCTTCAGGCCGACCAGGCCGCACATCGCGGCGGGCAGCCGGACCGAGCCCATGCCGTCGGTGCCGTGGGCCACCGGGACCAGGCCCGCCGCCACCGCCGCCGCGCTGCCGCCGGACGAGCCGCCCGAGGCGTACGTCGGCTCCCACGGGTTGCGGGCGATGCCGTCCGGGGTGTCGCTCATCGGCCAGATGCACAGCTCCGGCACGCGCGTCAGCCCGACGAGCACCGCGCCCGCGGCCCGCAGCCGCGCCGCGACCAGGCCGTCCGACGCGGCCCGCGAAGCCGGGCCCGCCAGCGAACCGTGCGACGCGAACTCACCCTCGATCTCGGTGACGTCCTTGACGGCGACGGGCACCCCGGCCAGCGGCAGCGACGCGAGGTCGGGCCGCGCGGCGACCTCAGCGGCTTCCTTCAGCGCCGCCTCGGCGCGCACCCGCCGGAAGGCGCCGACGACACCGTCCGCCGCGGCGATCCGGTCCAGCGCGTCCTGGGTCACCCGCACCGGGTCGAGGGTTCCGGCCCGGACGGAG is a window from the Amycolatopsis sp. cg9 genome containing:
- a CDS encoding cell division protein DivIVA is translated as MVPERDPAATALNGLLPLRREYTQAWHGFDRNEVRQYLDHVEAQLRRVLSERDTAVAQAANATREAESARQQVASLEARVEELKKPPERLEDLDERMQRTVTLAQARADEIVKRAEAAAEKTWAGSTEASTKLRERYTKLVAELDKQADLLHSEHENALAETRAEVQRLTVEAAQRRELLDNEAERKRRKLEREFEASQTAQKTALEKHIADQRTASKNQAERRIAEATAEAKRRLDEATAEAKRRLDEATTQAAQRTTVANRKVERLAEIREQARKSLAMAEDILNRSETQLATLPEEAVIPQASKLVGGDPESATTPSAPVVPVVQPQIPAKPAVKAAPAAKPAPVAKPGNSNGPATKPANGNGAKPLSPTASKPGS
- a CDS encoding amidase, which codes for MVLTAVEIAASVRAGTLDPVRVTQDALDRIAAADGVVGAFRRVRAEAALKEAAEVAARPDLASLPLAGVPVAVKDVTEIEGEFASHGSLAGPASRAASDGLVAARLRAAGAVLVGLTRVPELCIWPMSDTPDGIARNPWEPTYASGGSSGGSAAAVAAGLVPVAHGTDGMGSVRLPAAMCGLVGLKPGADLLAEGGWFGMSVHGPLATTVADTAVLLSVLASDPTLASVPSPAPARIGTSTTVPLLHTPVPKELVAAVSTAAGHLSAAGHALTSSAPRYPATMVLGMTARWLAGPAAQAREFDFPRLQRRTRAHVRAGRLVERAGLIRERTRQNWLSRAAEYFEEHDVLMTPTLSHWPVKAGRWHEKRWLTNVLPSTRLAGFTGQWNFAGYPAITVPVGRSVVSGLPTSVQLVTRPGGESLLLGLAAQLEAANPWPRTARK